One Neovison vison isolate M4711 chromosome 2, ASM_NN_V1, whole genome shotgun sequence genomic window carries:
- the UBIAD1 gene encoding ubiA prenyltransferase domain-containing protein 1: protein MAASQVPGEINIQAGETAKSGDRDLLGNDCPEEDRLPQRSWRQKCASYVLALRPWSFSASLTPVALGSALAYRSQGVLDPRLLVGCAVAVLAVHGAGNLVNTYYDFSKGIDHKKSDDRTLVDRILEPQDVVRFGVFLYTLGCVCAACLYYLSPLKLEHLALIYFGGLSGSFLYTGGIGFKYVALGDLVILITFGPLAVMFAYAVQVGSLAVFPLVYAIPLALSTEAILHSNNTRDMESDREAGIVTLAILIGPTLSYMLYNTLLFLPYLIFSILATHCSISLALPLLTIPMAFSLERQFRSQTFNKLPQRTAKLNLLLGLFYVFGIILAPVGSLPKL, encoded by the exons ATGGCGGCCTCACAGGTCCCAGGGGAGATTAACATACAGGCGGGAGAGACGGCCAAGTCCGGGGACAGGGACCTGCTGGGGAACGACTGCCCGGAGGAGGACAGGCTTCCCCAACGCTCCTGGAGGCAGAAGTGCGCTTCCTACGTGCTGGCCCTGCGGCCCTGGAGCTTCAGTGCTTCACTCACGCCGGTGGCCCTGGGCAGTGCCCTAGCCTACAGATCCCAGGGCGTCCTGGATCCCAGGCTGCTGGTGGGTTGTGCCGTGGCTGTGCTGGCCGTGCACGGGGCTGGCAATCTGGTCAACACTTACTATGACTTTTCCAAGGGCATTGACCACAAAAAGAGTGATGACAGGACCCTGGTGGACCGAATCTTGGAGCCCCAGGATGTTGTCCGGTTTGGAGTCTTCCTCTACACTTTGGGCTGTGTCTGTGCCGCTTGTCTCTACTACCTGTCTCCTTTGAAACTGGAGCACTTGGCTCTCATCTACTTTGGAGGCCTGTCTGGCTCCTTTCTCTACACAGGAG GAATCGGATTCAAGTACGTGGCTCTGGGAGACCTCGTCATCCTCATCACTTTTGGCCCGCTGGCTGTGATGTTCGCCTACGCCGTCCAGGTGGGGTCCCTGGCGGTCTTCCCACTGGTCTACGCCATCCCTCTCGCCCTCAGCACCGAGGCCATTCTCCATTCCAACAACACCAGGGACATGGAGTCGGACAGGGAGGCCGGCATCGTCACGCTGGCCATCCTCATCGGCCCCACGCTCTCCTACATGCTCTACAACACGCTGCTCTTCCTGCCCTACCTGATCTTCAGCATCCTGGCCACACACTGCAGCATCAGCctggccctccccctcctcaccatCCCCATGGCCTTCTCCCTGGAGAGACAGTTCCGAAGCCAGACTTTCAACAAACTGCCCCAGAGGACTGCCAAACTCAACCTCCTGCTGGGGCTCTTCTATGTCTTCGGCATCATTCTGGCCCCCGTGGGCAGTCTGCCCAAACTGTAA